The proteins below come from a single Streptomyces sp. SCSIO 75703 genomic window:
- the pstA gene encoding phosphate ABC transporter permease PstA → MSHASLTPRRSSLRGATLPKWFPWAVAAASVALGLAVSAAAGLHSSIQWALIAAVCFVGGSYGVSARVEGRRQAKDRVATSLVWVAFLLAVIPLASLIWETLKRGVKVLDGYFLSHSMGVVSDTEPGGGIYHAIIGTLEQVGLATLFSVPVGVLTAIYLVEYGRGRLAKAVTFFVDVMTGIPSIVAGLFILSLWVLILDMGPSGIAGSFALSILMIPVVVRSTEEMLKLVPNELREASLALGVPKWRTILKVVLPTSLGGITTGVMLAIARITGETAPVLLLVWGTNFINTNPLSGPQASLPMYIYLQYANSGGEGAAYDRAWAAALTLIAFIMILNLAARGIARWKAPR, encoded by the coding sequence ATGAGCCACGCATCCCTCACACCCCGGCGCAGTTCCCTGCGCGGCGCCACCCTGCCGAAGTGGTTCCCGTGGGCGGTCGCCGCCGCCTCCGTCGCCCTCGGCCTCGCCGTCAGCGCCGCCGCCGGGCTGCACAGCAGCATCCAGTGGGCGCTCATCGCGGCCGTCTGCTTCGTCGGCGGCAGCTACGGCGTCTCGGCCCGCGTCGAGGGCCGGCGACAGGCCAAGGACCGGGTCGCGACCAGCCTGGTCTGGGTCGCCTTCCTGCTCGCCGTGATCCCGCTCGCCTCCCTGATCTGGGAGACCCTCAAGCGCGGCGTGAAGGTCCTCGACGGCTACTTCCTGTCCCACTCGATGGGCGTGGTCAGCGACACCGAGCCCGGTGGCGGCATCTACCACGCGATCATCGGCACCCTGGAGCAGGTCGGCCTGGCCACCCTGTTCTCCGTGCCGGTCGGCGTGCTCACCGCGATCTACCTGGTCGAGTACGGGCGGGGCCGGCTGGCGAAGGCGGTCACCTTCTTCGTCGACGTCATGACGGGCATCCCGTCGATCGTCGCGGGCCTGTTCATCCTCAGCCTGTGGGTGCTCATCCTGGACATGGGCCCGTCCGGCATCGCCGGCTCCTTCGCGCTGAGCATCCTGATGATCCCGGTCGTGGTCCGCTCCACCGAGGAGATGCTGAAGCTCGTCCCGAACGAGCTGCGGGAGGCGTCGCTCGCGCTCGGCGTGCCGAAGTGGCGCACCATCCTGAAGGTGGTCCTGCCGACCTCGCTCGGCGGCATCACCACGGGCGTGATGCTGGCCATCGCCCGCATCACCGGCGAGACGGCCCCCGTGCTGCTGCTGGTCTGGGGCACGAACTTCATCAACACGAACCCGCTCTCCGGACCGCAGGCGTCGCTGCCCATGTACATCTACCTCCAGTACGCCAACAGCGGCGGCGAGGGCGCGGCCTACGACCGCGCCTGGGCGGCGGCCCTGACGCTCATCGCGTTCATCATGATCCTCAACCTCGCGGCCCGCGGCATCGCCCGCTGGAAGGCCCCCCGCTGA
- the pstC gene encoding phosphate ABC transporter permease subunit PstC, with protein sequence MDTTTDIHQQTDSPAPGAGAERAERGAIRPGDRIFLGLSRGSGILVLIVMAAIAAFLTYRSVLALSENEANFLTGFEWDPSGSPPRFGIAVLAFGTVVSSVIAMAIAVPVAVGIALFITHYAPRKLGGTLAYVIDLLAAVPSIVYGLWGALALVPHLNGLYGWLDDYFGWTGVLEWNGGPARSLFTVGILLAIMILPIITNVSREVFRQVPRTHEEAALALGATRWEVIRMAVLPFGRSGVISASMLGLGRALGETMAVAMVLSPVFDIRASLLEPGGGTFAQNIASKFNEATVMGQDALIASGLVLFVITLLVNGAARLIIARRKEYSGANA encoded by the coding sequence ATGGACACCACCACCGACATCCACCAGCAGACGGACTCCCCCGCGCCCGGGGCGGGAGCCGAACGCGCCGAACGCGGCGCCATCCGTCCGGGCGACCGGATCTTCCTGGGACTCTCCCGGGGCTCCGGCATCCTCGTGCTGATCGTCATGGCCGCCATCGCGGCCTTCCTCACCTACCGCTCCGTCCTCGCCCTCAGCGAGAACGAGGCCAACTTCCTCACCGGCTTCGAATGGGACCCGAGCGGCTCCCCGCCCCGGTTCGGCATCGCCGTGCTGGCCTTCGGCACCGTCGTCTCGTCGGTCATCGCCATGGCCATCGCCGTGCCCGTCGCGGTCGGCATCGCCCTGTTCATCACGCACTACGCCCCGCGCAAACTGGGCGGCACCCTCGCGTACGTGATCGACCTGCTGGCCGCCGTGCCCTCCATCGTCTACGGACTGTGGGGCGCCCTCGCCCTCGTGCCGCACCTGAACGGGCTCTACGGCTGGCTCGACGACTACTTCGGCTGGACCGGCGTCCTGGAGTGGAACGGCGGCCCGGCGCGCTCGCTGTTCACCGTGGGCATCCTGCTGGCGATCATGATCCTGCCGATCATCACCAACGTCAGCCGCGAGGTCTTCCGCCAGGTCCCGCGCACGCACGAGGAGGCCGCCCTGGCCCTCGGCGCCACGCGCTGGGAGGTCATCCGCATGGCCGTGCTGCCCTTCGGCCGCTCCGGCGTCATCTCCGCCTCGATGCTGGGCCTCGGCCGCGCGCTCGGCGAGACGATGGCCGTCGCCATGGTGCTCTCCCCCGTCTTCGACATCCGCGCCAGCCTGCTCGAACCGGGCGGCGGCACCTTCGCCCAGAACATCGCCAGCAAGTTCAACGAGGCCACCGTGATGGGCCAGGACGCGCTGATCGCCTCCGGCCTGGTGCTCTTCGTCATCACCCTGCTGGTCAACGGCGCCGCGCGACTGATCATCGCCCGCCGCAAGGAGTACTCGGGGGCCAACGCATGA
- the pstS gene encoding phosphate ABC transporter substrate-binding protein PstS, producing the protein MKLQRMNRRALALGALAVSGALALTACGSDDTGGKTAGGDSSASAGTAGSVQCDDAKGRLQASGSSAQKNAIDAWVKQYVAACKDVQINYNPTGSGAGITAFTQGQTAFAGSDSALKPEEVEASKKVCTNGQGIDLPMVGGPIAVGFNVSGVDSLALDAPTLAKIFDSRITHWNDPAIAKLNPDAKLPDLKIQAFHRSDESGTTDNFTKYLKAAAPKDWTYEPGKSWQAKGGQSAQGSSGLAQQVKQTPGAISYFELSYAKDGVKTVDIKTEAAEPVKATVENATAAIGAAEVVGTGKDLALKLDYTPSADGAYPIVLVTYEIVCDKGNKAETLPATKSFLNYIASDEGQGLLADAGYAPMPQEIITKVRETVSGLS; encoded by the coding sequence GTGAAGCTTCAGCGCATGAACCGGCGGGCCCTCGCTCTCGGTGCTCTCGCCGTCTCCGGCGCCCTGGCCCTCACGGCGTGCGGCTCCGACGACACCGGCGGCAAGACGGCCGGCGGCGACTCCTCCGCCTCGGCCGGCACCGCCGGCTCGGTCCAGTGCGACGACGCCAAGGGCCGCCTCCAGGCGTCCGGCTCCTCGGCGCAGAAGAACGCGATCGACGCCTGGGTCAAGCAGTACGTCGCGGCCTGCAAGGACGTCCAGATCAACTACAACCCGACCGGCTCCGGCGCGGGCATCACCGCGTTCACCCAGGGCCAGACCGCCTTCGCCGGCTCGGACTCCGCGCTGAAGCCCGAGGAGGTCGAGGCGTCCAAGAAGGTCTGCACCAACGGCCAGGGCATCGACCTGCCCATGGTCGGCGGCCCGATCGCGGTCGGCTTCAACGTGTCCGGCGTCGACTCCCTCGCCCTGGACGCCCCGACGCTGGCGAAGATCTTCGACAGCCGCATCACCCACTGGAACGACCCGGCCATCGCCAAGCTCAACCCCGACGCGAAGCTGCCCGACCTCAAGATCCAGGCCTTCCACCGCTCGGACGAGTCCGGCACCACGGACAACTTCACCAAGTACCTGAAGGCCGCCGCGCCCAAGGACTGGACGTACGAGCCGGGCAAGTCGTGGCAGGCCAAGGGCGGCCAGTCCGCGCAGGGCTCCTCCGGCCTCGCCCAGCAGGTCAAGCAGACCCCGGGCGCCATCTCCTACTTCGAGCTGTCCTACGCCAAGGACGGCGTGAAGACGGTCGACATCAAGACCGAGGCCGCCGAGCCGGTCAAGGCCACCGTCGAGAACGCCACCGCCGCCATCGGCGCCGCCGAGGTCGTCGGCACCGGCAAGGACCTCGCCCTGAAGCTGGACTACACCCCCTCCGCCGACGGCGCCTACCCGATCGTCCTGGTGACGTACGAGATCGTCTGCGACAAGGGCAACAAGGCCGAGACCCTGCCCGCCACCAAGTCCTTCCTCAACTACATCGCCTCCGACGAGGGCCAGGGCCTGCTGGCGGACGCCGGCTACGCCCCGATGCCGCAGGAGATCATCACCAAGGTCCGCGAGACCGTCTCGGGCCTGAGCTGA
- a CDS encoding CHAD domain-containing protein — translation MAQRHLDPTDPRGEPVPADVLAEYLRGQAVEFLRALRLHREAGTQNAAASGPDAGGPADAVLALRRAARRISGTLHTYQPLLDADWAEAMRPELAWLSGTLSREHACALRLERLLTTLHRLSGTPARPPGHTAPAGRASVPAPAAVASNGAAGSAVPAARTALPDRGQLTVGAARAGALLDRQLTLARTRAHSAALQALGSSRFHAVADAVALLASEVPLRAAAAGADLRAPAAAAEGRLTDAVTALPLATAGHPYNAQALDQGLSPDSAPHPQDAPWLQVRLLLRLHRYAREVLLGPGGTDPDEAWLSAAGQALDRHRDAAEAAAAAAQAARTPRIAPATAYALGVLHAAQRHEVEAARYAFRHGRQRAATGTPR, via the coding sequence GTGGCACAGCGACACCTTGACCCGACGGATCCCCGGGGGGAGCCGGTGCCCGCGGACGTCCTCGCGGAGTACCTGCGCGGCCAGGCCGTGGAGTTCCTCCGGGCCCTGCGCCTGCACCGGGAGGCGGGCACGCAGAACGCCGCCGCCTCGGGACCGGACGCGGGGGGTCCCGCGGACGCGGTCCTCGCGCTGCGCCGGGCGGCCCGCCGCATCAGCGGCACCCTGCACACCTACCAGCCGCTGCTGGACGCCGACTGGGCCGAGGCGATGCGCCCGGAACTGGCGTGGCTGTCGGGCACGCTCTCGCGCGAGCACGCCTGCGCCTTGCGGCTGGAGCGCCTGCTGACGACCCTGCACCGGCTCTCCGGCACCCCGGCCCGCCCGCCGGGCCACACCGCGCCGGCGGGCCGGGCGTCCGTGCCGGCCCCGGCGGCCGTCGCGTCGAACGGGGCGGCCGGGTCCGCCGTGCCCGCCGCCCGCACCGCGCTCCCCGACCGCGGGCAGCTCACCGTGGGCGCGGCCCGGGCGGGCGCGCTGCTCGACCGCCAGCTCACCCTGGCCCGTACCCGGGCGCACTCGGCCGCGCTCCAGGCGCTGGGCAGCAGCCGCTTCCACGCGGTCGCCGACGCGGTCGCCCTGCTGGCCAGCGAGGTCCCGCTGCGGGCCGCAGCGGCCGGCGCCGACCTGCGCGCCCCGGCCGCGGCGGCCGAGGGGCGGCTCACCGACGCGGTGACGGCGCTGCCGCTGGCCACCGCGGGGCACCCGTACAACGCGCAGGCGCTGGACCAGGGGCTCTCCCCGGACTCCGCGCCGCATCCGCAGGACGCCCCCTGGCTCCAGGTGCGGCTGCTGCTGCGGCTGCACCGGTACGCGCGGGAGGTGCTGCTCGGGCCCGGCGGCACCGACCCCGACGAGGCGTGGCTGAGCGCCGCCGGGCAGGCCCTGGACCGGCACCGCGACGCCGCGGAGGCCGCCGCCGCGGCGGCCCAGGCGGCCCGCACCCCGCGCATCGCCCCGGCGACCGCGTACGCCCTCGGGGTGCTGCACGCCGCCCAGCGGCACGAGGTGGAGGCGGCGCGGTACGCGTTCCGGCACGGCCGGCAGCGCGCCGCCACCGGCACCCCGCGCTGA
- a CDS encoding RNA degradosome polyphosphate kinase: protein MKPSLPEPSAPSDAPPAAPARKNGFMRQPNSQAPHEGPQPRPSVGSVAAHRPHGVAPAVPGLEPDLDAGPDVYEEAADPGGAPLPGDRFLDRERSWLAFNERVLELAEDPATPLLERANFLAIFAGNLDEFFMVRVAGLKRRIATGVATRSASGLQPREVLEMIWSRSRELMARHAACFHGDVAPALAAEGIHLVRWSELGEEERARLFTLFRQQIFPVLTPLAVDPAHPFPYISGLSLNLAVVVRNPVTGHRHFARVKVPPLLSRFLEASAGRYVPVEDVIAAHLEELFPGMEVLEHHAFRLTRNEDLEVEEDDAENLLQALEKELTRRRFGPPVRLEVEESVDREVLDLLVRELKIGEAEVYPLPGPLDLTGLSRVHGLDRPELKYPKFVGAVHRDLAEVESASAPDVFAALRERDVLLHHPYDSFSTSVQAFLEQAAADPDVLAIKQTLYRTSGDSPIVDALIDAAESGKQVLVLVEIKARFDEHANIKWARKLEEAGCHVVYGLVGLKTHCKLSLVVRQEGETLRRYSHVGTGNYHPKTARLYEDLGLLTADPQVGADLSDLFNRLSGYSRRETYRRLLVAPKSLRDGLVTRIHQEIRHHRAGRPAHIRVKVNAMVDETVVDALYHASRAGVPVDVWVRGICALRPGVPGLSETIRVRSVLGRFLEHSRVFAFGNGGEPEVWMGSADMMHRNLDRRIEVLLRVTDPAHRAALGRLLETGMSDATASWHLGPDGEWTRHATDADGRPLRNVQEMLIDARRRRRGTATP, encoded by the coding sequence ATGAAGCCGAGCCTGCCAGAGCCCTCCGCGCCCTCGGACGCGCCCCCAGCGGCCCCGGCGCGGAAGAATGGGTTCATGAGGCAGCCGAACAGCCAGGCACCGCACGAGGGCCCGCAGCCGCGGCCCTCCGTGGGCTCCGTCGCCGCGCACCGCCCGCACGGCGTCGCGCCGGCCGTCCCCGGTCTGGAACCGGATCTCGACGCCGGCCCCGACGTCTACGAGGAGGCGGCGGACCCCGGCGGGGCCCCGCTCCCCGGGGACCGGTTCCTGGACCGCGAGCGGAGCTGGCTCGCGTTCAACGAGCGGGTGCTCGAACTCGCCGAGGATCCGGCGACCCCCCTGCTGGAGCGCGCCAACTTCCTGGCGATCTTCGCCGGCAACCTGGACGAGTTCTTCATGGTCCGGGTGGCCGGGCTCAAGCGCCGCATCGCCACCGGCGTGGCCACCCGCTCCGCCTCCGGGCTCCAGCCCCGCGAGGTGCTGGAGATGATCTGGTCCCGCTCCCGGGAGCTGATGGCGCGGCACGCCGCCTGCTTCCACGGGGACGTCGCCCCCGCGCTGGCCGCCGAGGGCATCCACCTGGTCCGCTGGAGCGAGCTGGGCGAGGAGGAGCGGGCCCGCCTCTTCACCCTGTTCCGGCAGCAGATCTTCCCGGTGCTCACCCCGCTGGCGGTGGACCCGGCGCACCCCTTCCCGTACATCTCGGGCCTCTCGCTGAACCTGGCGGTCGTCGTCCGCAACCCGGTCACCGGGCACCGGCACTTCGCCCGGGTGAAGGTGCCCCCGCTGCTCTCCCGCTTCCTGGAGGCGTCCGCCGGCCGGTACGTGCCCGTCGAGGACGTCATCGCCGCCCACCTGGAGGAGCTGTTCCCCGGGATGGAGGTGCTGGAGCACCACGCCTTCCGCCTCACCCGCAACGAGGACCTGGAGGTCGAGGAGGACGACGCCGAGAACCTGCTCCAGGCGCTGGAGAAGGAGCTGACGCGGCGCCGCTTCGGGCCGCCGGTACGGCTGGAGGTGGAGGAGTCCGTCGACCGGGAGGTCCTGGACCTGCTGGTGCGCGAGCTGAAGATCGGCGAGGCGGAGGTCTACCCGCTGCCCGGCCCGCTGGACCTCACCGGTCTCTCCCGCGTCCACGGCCTCGACCGGCCGGAACTGAAGTACCCGAAGTTCGTCGGCGCCGTCCACCGCGACCTCGCGGAGGTCGAGTCGGCGTCCGCGCCGGACGTCTTCGCCGCGCTGCGCGAACGGGACGTGCTCCTGCACCACCCCTACGACTCCTTCTCGACCTCCGTGCAGGCGTTCCTGGAGCAGGCGGCGGCCGACCCCGACGTGCTGGCGATCAAGCAGACGCTGTACCGGACCTCGGGCGACTCGCCGATAGTGGACGCGCTGATCGACGCCGCCGAGTCGGGCAAGCAGGTCCTCGTCCTGGTCGAGATCAAGGCCCGCTTCGACGAGCACGCCAACATCAAGTGGGCCCGCAAGCTGGAGGAGGCCGGCTGCCACGTGGTCTACGGGCTGGTCGGCCTGAAGACCCACTGCAAGCTGTCCCTGGTGGTGCGCCAGGAGGGCGAGACGCTCAGGCGCTACAGCCACGTCGGCACCGGCAACTACCACCCGAAGACCGCCCGCCTCTACGAGGACCTCGGGCTGCTCACCGCGGACCCGCAGGTCGGCGCGGACCTCTCGGACCTGTTCAACCGGCTCTCCGGCTACTCCCGCCGGGAGACCTACCGGCGCCTGCTGGTGGCCCCGAAGTCGCTGCGCGACGGTCTGGTCACCCGGATCCACCAGGAGATCCGGCACCACCGCGCCGGCCGCCCCGCGCACATCCGCGTCAAGGTCAACGCGATGGTCGACGAGACGGTCGTCGACGCCCTCTACCACGCCTCGCGGGCGGGCGTCCCCGTCGACGTGTGGGTGCGCGGCATCTGCGCCCTGCGCCCGGGGGTGCCGGGCCTGTCGGAGACCATCCGGGTCCGCTCGGTCCTCGGCCGCTTCCTGGAGCACTCGCGGGTCTTCGCCTTCGGCAACGGCGGGGAGCCCGAGGTGTGGATGGGCAGCGCCGACATGATGCACCGCAACCTCGACCGCCGCATCGAGGTCCTGCTGCGGGTCACCGACCCCGCGCACCGGGCCGCCCTCGGCCGCCTGCTGGAGACCGGCATGTCCGACGCCACCGCCTCCTGGCACCTCGGTCCGGACGGCGAGTGGACCCGGCACGCCACCGACGCGGACGGGCGGCCGCTGCGCAACGTCCAGGAGATGCTCATAGACGCCCGGAGGCGCCGGCGTGGCACAGCGACACCTTGA
- a CDS encoding RNA polymerase sigma factor, translating to MSETRSDGELLRAVAADADRRAFEELYRRYAPWLTARLRGRCADPGVVDDVVQETFLAVWRGSARYREDGDAAGWLWRIGSRRLIDALRGDGARGRLRQALARLRHRDEASAEDRVLAGVEHGDLAGALVRLSPELRAVLQATVVDGLTTREAAVLLGIPPGTVKTRAMRARRQLREALA from the coding sequence GTGAGCGAAACGAGAAGCGACGGGGAGTTGCTGCGCGCCGTCGCGGCGGACGCCGACCGCCGCGCCTTCGAGGAGCTGTACCGCCGGTACGCGCCCTGGCTGACCGCGCGGCTGCGTGGTCGCTGCGCCGACCCGGGCGTCGTCGACGACGTCGTGCAGGAGACCTTCCTCGCGGTGTGGCGGGGCAGCGCCCGCTACCGCGAGGACGGGGACGCGGCCGGCTGGCTCTGGCGGATCGGCTCGCGGCGCCTGATCGACGCGCTCCGCGGCGACGGGGCGCGGGGCCGGCTGCGGCAGGCGCTGGCCCGGCTGCGCCACCGCGACGAGGCGTCCGCCGAGGACCGGGTGCTGGCCGGCGTCGAGCACGGGGACCTCGCCGGGGCCCTCGTACGGCTCTCCCCGGAGCTGCGCGCGGTGCTCCAGGCCACGGTCGTCGACGGGCTGACCACCCGCGAGGCCGCCGTCCTGCTCGGCATCCCGCCGGGCACCGTCAAGACGCGGGCCATGCGGGCCCGCCGGCAACTGCGGGAGGCGCTGGCATGA
- a CDS encoding ABC transporter ATP-binding protein — translation MTPTVSASGLSLHYGRTRALDEVSLRLTPGVTGLLGPNGAGKTTLLRVLATAVPADRGTFTVLGHDPSGAAGRREVRRRLGYLPQTPGLHPHFTAFEFVDYVAILKELTDRAARHREVRRVLDEVGLADVRARRVGKLSGGMRQRVALAAALVGEPAFLVLDEPTVGLDPEQRMRFRELIAGAGEGRTVLLSTHQTEDVAMLCHRVLVLADGTVRFDGTPAELAARAAGRVWSSTERAPGARAGWRTGTGAYRNLGAPPPGADLLEPTLEDGYLLTLDEAGTEVAA, via the coding sequence ATGACCCCCACCGTCTCCGCCTCCGGGCTCAGCCTCCACTACGGGCGCACCCGCGCCCTGGACGAGGTGTCGCTGCGGCTCACCCCCGGCGTCACCGGCCTGCTCGGCCCCAACGGCGCCGGCAAGACCACGCTGCTGCGGGTGCTGGCCACCGCCGTCCCCGCCGACCGGGGCACCTTCACCGTCCTCGGCCACGACCCGTCCGGTGCCGCCGGGCGCCGCGAGGTGCGCCGCCGGCTCGGCTACCTGCCGCAGACGCCCGGACTGCACCCGCACTTCACCGCCTTCGAGTTCGTCGACTACGTGGCCATCCTCAAGGAGCTGACCGACCGCGCCGCCCGCCACCGCGAGGTGCGCCGCGTGCTCGACGAGGTCGGCCTGGCGGACGTGCGCGCCCGGCGTGTCGGCAAGCTGTCCGGCGGCATGCGCCAGCGGGTCGCCCTCGCCGCCGCCCTCGTCGGGGAGCCGGCGTTCCTCGTCCTGGACGAGCCCACCGTCGGCCTCGACCCCGAGCAGCGGATGCGCTTCCGCGAGCTGATCGCCGGCGCCGGCGAGGGCCGCACCGTCCTGCTCTCCACCCACCAGACCGAGGACGTGGCGATGCTCTGCCACCGGGTGCTGGTGCTGGCCGACGGCACCGTCCGCTTCGACGGCACCCCCGCCGAACTGGCCGCGCGGGCCGCCGGACGGGTGTGGAGCAGCACCGAGCGCGCTCCCGGCGCCCGCGCCGGCTGGCGCACCGGCACCGGCGCCTACCGCAACCTCGGAGCCCCGCCACCCGGCGCCGACCTGCTGGAACCCACCCTGGAGGACGGCTACCTGCTGACCCTCGACGAGGCCGGCACGGAGGTGGCGGCATGA
- a CDS encoding ABC transporter encodes MTRALAVPVARTLPWRTLGGAGALGLLLAASPALVASGEATPWQTLTLLRAAALAGALGLAFLLDDPARHPTTPVPVGRARRQALRLALVAPPAALWWTAVLLVTPEHGRPPAGAVTVEAAAIGALTLACAAAAVRWSEGPRPGPAVASALLAVAVLAPPLAPEGWALFATPDDPRWAPAHERWAWLLAAGTAAWALCAPEPVRLRARPRRASRPAGAA; translated from the coding sequence GTGACCCGGGCCCTGGCGGTGCCCGTCGCCCGCACCCTGCCGTGGCGGACGCTGGGCGGGGCGGGCGCCCTCGGGCTGCTGCTCGCCGCCTCCCCGGCGCTGGTGGCGTCCGGCGAGGCGACGCCCTGGCAGACGCTCACCCTGCTGCGGGCGGCCGCCCTGGCCGGGGCGCTCGGGCTGGCCTTCCTGCTGGACGACCCGGCCCGGCACCCGACCACGCCGGTCCCGGTCGGGCGGGCCCGCCGGCAGGCCCTGCGCCTCGCCCTGGTGGCCCCGCCGGCCGCGCTGTGGTGGACGGCGGTCCTGCTGGTCACCCCGGAACACGGCCGGCCCCCGGCCGGTGCCGTCACCGTGGAGGCCGCGGCGATCGGCGCCCTCACCCTGGCCTGCGCCGCGGCGGCCGTCCGGTGGAGCGAGGGGCCGCGCCCCGGCCCCGCCGTCGCCTCCGCCCTGCTGGCCGTCGCCGTCCTCGCGCCGCCGCTGGCCCCGGAGGGCTGGGCCCTCTTCGCCACCCCGGACGACCCCCGGTGGGCGCCGGCACACGAACGCTGGGCGTGGCTCCTGGCCGCGGGCACGGCGGCCTGGGCCCTGTGCGCCCCCGAACCGGTCCGCCTCCGGGCCCGTCCCCGGCGCGCCTCCCGGCCCGCCGGGGCGGCGTGA
- the mshD gene encoding mycothiol synthase codes for MSSDDTERPGRTRSIETHAALTAEQAGAVLALLAEAARHDGQQAVSEQGRLHLRGAAREGIAHLLLSTDGELVGYAQLEDTDPVEPPAAELVVHPSHRGRGHGRALGSALLAASGKRLRVWAHGGHAAARHLAQALGLALFRELRQMRRPLTGLGLPEPRLPEGVTVRPFVPGEDDAAWLAVNAAAFAHHPEQGALTQRDLDDRKAEPWFDPAGFFLAERDGELIGFHWTKEHADEGLGEVYVVGIRPDAQGGGLGKALTAIGLRHLERRGLPTAMLYVDADNEAAVAVYERLGFTTHETDLMYRTET; via the coding sequence ATGAGCAGCGACGACACCGAGCGGCCCGGCCGCACCCGTTCGATCGAGACCCACGCCGCACTCACCGCGGAGCAGGCCGGGGCCGTCCTGGCCCTGCTCGCGGAGGCGGCCCGGCACGACGGGCAGCAGGCCGTGTCCGAACAGGGCCGGCTGCACCTGCGCGGCGCGGCCCGCGAGGGCATCGCCCACCTGCTGCTGAGCACGGACGGCGAACTCGTCGGCTACGCCCAGTTGGAGGACACCGATCCGGTGGAGCCGCCGGCCGCCGAACTGGTCGTCCACCCCTCCCACCGGGGGCGGGGGCACGGGCGGGCACTGGGCTCCGCGCTGCTGGCCGCCTCCGGCAAGCGGCTGCGGGTCTGGGCGCACGGCGGCCACGCGGCGGCCCGGCACCTCGCCCAGGCCCTCGGGCTCGCCCTCTTCCGCGAACTGCGCCAGATGCGGCGCCCGCTGACCGGCCTCGGCCTGCCGGAGCCGCGGCTGCCCGAGGGGGTGACGGTGCGTCCGTTCGTGCCCGGTGAGGACGACGCGGCCTGGCTCGCCGTCAACGCCGCCGCCTTCGCCCACCACCCCGAGCAGGGCGCGCTGACCCAGCGCGACCTCGACGACCGCAAGGCCGAGCCGTGGTTCGACCCGGCGGGCTTCTTCCTCGCCGAGCGGGACGGCGAGCTGATCGGCTTCCACTGGACCAAGGAGCACGCGGACGAGGGCCTGGGCGAGGTGTACGTCGTCGGCATCCGCCCCGACGCCCAGGGCGGCGGCCTCGGCAAGGCCCTCACCGCCATCGGCCTGCGCCACCTGGAGCGGCGGGGCCTGCCCACGGCCATGCTGTACGTCGACGCCGACAACGAGGCGGCGGTCGCGGTCTACGAGCGCCTCGGCTTCACCACCCACGAGACGGACCTGATGTACCGCACGGAGACCTGA